The Juglans regia cultivar Chandler chromosome 2, Walnut 2.0, whole genome shotgun sequence genome includes a window with the following:
- the LOC108982671 gene encoding NAC domain-containing protein 48-like, with product MQTNFFGNIIPMIGYMYIYSMVYIYTGANVHGSFTDHDLPPGFRFRPTDAELVKHYLRKKQLSIPLAGPVFQEVDATDLYSTHPKCLVKFLDGEREWFFFIHEDDNSDHDIIIRRSTKARVLAENGGGFWEAWKEEDPICNEDGNIIAWKTDLTYFSMGSNSRAKKTHWTMQQYRIVLPHDVVGSSYISSTADHEKHSQREGVWVLCRLRRGREYETSF from the exons atgcagacTAATTTCTTCGGCAATATTATACCGATGATCggctatatgtatatatatagcatggtatatatatatacggggGCCAACGTGCATGGATCATTCACAGATCATGATTTACCACCTGGGTTTAGGTTTCGCCCAACAGATGCAGAGTTGGTAAAACACTATCTGCGAAAAAAGCAGCTTTCCATCCCACTTGCAGGACCAGTTTTTCAAGAAGTTGATGCAACAGATCTTTATTCCACTCATCCCAAGTGTTTAG TGAAATTCCTGGATGGGGAGAGAGAATGGTTTTTCTTTATTCACGAAGATGACAACTCTGATCATGACATAATAATTAGAAGATCAACAAAAGCTCGAGTACTTGCTGAAAATGGAGGAGGGTTTTGGGAAGCATGGAAGGAAGAGGATCCCATATGCAATGAGGATGGAAATATCATTGCCTGGAAGACAGATCTCACTTATTTTTCTATGGGCTCTAATTCAAGAGCAAAGAAAACACATTGGACAATGCAACAGTACCGAATAGTACTACCTCATGATGTTGTTGGATCATCATATATCAGTAGTACTGCAGATCATGAGAAACATTCCCAG AGAGAGGGTGTATGGGTATTGTGCAGACTCAGAAGAGGTAGGGAGTACGAGACCAGTTTTTAG